In the Pseudonocardia cypriaca genome, one interval contains:
- a CDS encoding succinate dehydrogenase/fumarate reductase iron-sulfur subunit — translation MKLNLRIWRQDGPEDSGRLVAYRVDDADEDMSFLELMDVLNEKLILDGEEPVAFDHDCREGICGACSMVINGEPHGPQKATTTCQLHLRHFRDGETITVEPFRASAFPVVKDLVVDRSSFDRIIASGGYISAPTGAAPEAHATPVPKPNAERAFTAAACIGCGACVAACPNGSASLFLGAKITHLGELPQGQPERSDRVIRMVKTHDAEGFGGCTNTGECAVACPKEIPLDVISQLNRDYLTASTHRR, via the coding sequence GTGAAGTTGAACCTGCGCATCTGGCGCCAGGACGGGCCCGAGGACTCCGGGCGCCTCGTCGCGTACCGCGTCGACGACGCCGACGAGGACATGTCGTTCCTCGAACTCATGGACGTCCTCAACGAGAAGCTGATCCTCGACGGCGAGGAGCCGGTGGCGTTCGACCACGACTGCCGCGAGGGCATCTGCGGCGCGTGCAGCATGGTGATCAACGGTGAGCCGCACGGCCCGCAGAAGGCCACCACCACCTGCCAGCTGCACCTGCGGCACTTCCGCGACGGCGAGACGATCACGGTGGAGCCGTTCCGGGCGTCGGCGTTCCCGGTGGTCAAGGACCTGGTCGTGGATCGGAGCTCGTTCGACCGGATCATCGCATCCGGCGGCTACATCTCCGCTCCCACGGGCGCGGCGCCCGAGGCGCACGCAACGCCCGTGCCGAAGCCGAACGCCGAACGCGCGTTCACCGCGGCCGCCTGCATCGGCTGCGGCGCCTGTGTGGCCGCGTGCCCGAACGGCAGCGCGTCGCTCTTCCTCGGCGCGAAGATCACGCATCTCGGGGAGCTGCCGCAGGGTCAGCCGGAGCGCTCGGACCGGGTGATCCGCATGGTGAAGACCCACGACGCCGAGGGCTTCGGGGGGTGCACCAACACCGGCGAGTGCGCGGTGGCCTGCCCCAAGGAGATCCCCCTGGACGTGATCTCCCAGCTGAACCGGGACTACCTGACCGCGAGCACCCACCGGCGCTGA